The Myxococcales bacterium genome contains the following window.
TCAGCGAACAATGGAACGGAGCAGAAACCGGCAACGACACGGCGCGCTTGGCACCCAACTCGAGTGCCTTCTCGCAAGCCTGCGCCACGGCCGAGGCCAAACCCGCGATCACAGTCTGTTGCGGGGAATTGAAATTGGCCGGAGCGACCACGTCGCCCGTCGCTTGTGCGACTGTGTTGCATGCTTCCATTGCGATCTCGGGAGTGCAGCCGATCAATGCCGCCATGGCTCCGAGACCTGAGGGCATGGCTTCCTGCATGAAACGCCCTCGCGCGTGAACGAGTCGCACCGCCGCTTCGAATGAAAGAGCCTGCGCTGCGACGAGCGCCGAGTATTCGCCGAGACTATGTCCGGCGAGATATGCGGCGCCCGGTTCGACCTGCTCTTCGAGCGCCCGGAGCAGCGCAATGCTGGTCGTCAAAATGGCCGGCTGTTGATTCTCCGTCAACTGCAACTGATCTTCGGGACCGTCGAAGCACAGACCGCTGATCGAGAAGCCCAGGGCGTCATCTGCCGCCTCGAAGGTGGCGCGAGCGGCGGCCGACGCTTCAAAGGCGTCGCGCCCCATCCCTACGAATTGCGATCCCTGACCGGGAAAGAGCAGCGCCAGCACCGAAGACTATTCCGCTTCGGTCTCGATGACCGTGCGCCCGCGGTACTTGCCGCAGTTGGGGCACACGCGATGGGGCTGTCTCGTCGCACCACAATCGGGACACGTGCTGCGGCTTCCGGTTGTCAACGCGTCGTGGCTTCTGCGCTTGTCGCGTTTGGCCTTGGACGTTTTTTGCTTGGGTACTGCCATTTTCTATTGTCCTCCTGCGCCCTGATGGCGCAGCTGTGCGAGCACTGCAAAGGGAGATTCTTTCTTGGGTGTGAGTCCTGCGACATCGCACCCGCAGTTCGTGTCATTCTGCGAAACCCCGCAGACTGGACACAAACCCTTGCAGTCCTCTCGGCACACAGGGTGAAGTGGAAGCATTTCCGCAATCACCTCTGTGAAAAATCCATCCAATTCGATCACAGCGCCCTTGAACCAGGCACTTTCGAGCTCATCGCTCAGGTAGAGGCCGTTGCGAGCGAGACTTTCGCAACCCTCGGAATCCGGCGGAACCCTGCCCCTGGCCTCTTCCGCAACCAGCCGGAAAGAATCGCGAAGCGCGTGACGATAGCGCGCCAGACAGCGTCCGCATTGCACCCCGATTACCCCGCTGCACTCGCCCTCGAATATCACATCCGACCCGATCAGGTAGCTGCGCAGCGAGAACTGAAACGGAGCCAGAATCTCGCAATCCAGATCCCGGGCGGCGGAGATCCTCTCGCGCCACCAGCTGGCTGAGGCCTCAAATACTTCCGCCACGGGGCTTTGCGTCAGACGCTCGACGATGATCTTCACGGTCGATACTCGCGGTTGGGGACATCCAGGGGATTCGAGAAAACGGAATCAAATCGAAGAATTGGCCCGATTTGGGGGGCCAGATTTCGGCAACCAATTAGCAAAAACGAAGGGCTTCAGCCAATTTTTGCCTCGCTTCAAACCGACCGCAGACTCTCAACGCTGCGTTATGATCCGCCGCCATGTCGAATCTACGGACGCGCTTCGCCCCCAGCCCCACGGGGTTCCTGCATCTTGGAAGCGCCCGAACCGCGCTTTTCAACTGGGCCTACGCACGCCACCACGGTGGCGTCTTCGTGCTGCGCATCGAGGACACCGACCGAGAACGCTCGACGGCCGAATCCGAGGCCGCCGTAATCGACGGCCTGAATTGGCTCGGTCTCGATTGGGACGAAGGCCCGTTTCGCCAGAGTGAACGCGCCGGGCGACACGCAGAAGTGATCGAAGACCTGCTCGCCCGGGGCGAGGCCTACCGCTGTGTCTGCAGCAAGGACGACCTCGAGACCCGCAAACAGGCAACCCTGGACGCCGGGGGCAAGTGGACCTACGACGGACGCTGCCGAGAAGCCCAGCACGGACCCGACTGTGGCGAACATACGGTGCGCCTGCGCTTGCCGGCCAGCGGCTTGCTCGGCTGGAAGGATCTCGTCTTCGGCGCCAGTGGACAGGATGCGAGTGAAGTCGGCGACAAGATCATTCGTCGCAGCGACGGCGGTGTGCTGTATCACCTCGCGGTCGTCGTCGACGACATTGACATGAAGATCAGTCATGTGATCCGCGGCGCGGACCATCATCCCAACACACCCTTTCAGATCGCGATCTACCGCGCACTCGGCGTCGATCCTCC
Protein-coding sequences here:
- the fabD gene encoding ACP S-malonyltransferase, coding for MLALLFPGQGSQFVGMGRDAFEASAAARATFEAADDALGFSISGLCFDGPEDQLQLTENQQPAILTTSIALLRALEEQVEPGAAYLAGHSLGEYSALVAAQALSFEAAVRLVHARGRFMQEAMPSGLGAMAALIGCTPEIAMEACNTVAQATGDVVAPANFNSPQQTVIAGLASAVAQACEKALELGAKRAVSLPVSAPFHCSLMEPAAEKLADELSAVDFRDAAIPVVSNVEAAPNSDARALPGLLRAQVTAPVRFTDMIANLTSLGVDRYLEVGPGRVLAGLLARISRRTKKANLGSIEDLSEAVAFVGKTGA
- the rpmF gene encoding 50S ribosomal protein L32: MAVPKQKTSKAKRDKRRSHDALTTGSRSTCPDCGATRQPHRVCPNCGKYRGRTVIETEAE
- a CDS encoding DUF177 domain-containing protein, giving the protein MKIIVERLTQSPVAEVFEASASWWRERISAARDLDCEILAPFQFSLRSYLIGSDVIFEGECSGVIGVQCGRCLARYRHALRDSFRLVAEEARGRVPPDSEGCESLARNGLYLSDELESAWFKGAVIELDGFFTEVIAEMLPLHPVCREDCKGLCPVCGVSQNDTNCGCDVAGLTPKKESPFAVLAQLRHQGAGGQ